The Carassius carassius chromosome 32, fCarCar2.1, whole genome shotgun sequence DNA window gcaatatattttttgcagcatttattaaaaaaagtagtcattcattgtttgttcatgttaacttTTGAAACTTTTCTGTAAGTGTTACCAGCTGATTATTTgatattcatttttcattatgGCAAAttgaatcattcgatttaactggTCCCCTACATGGTGAGGCGTGTTTGTGATTATGCGGTCCTGCAATGTGGCAGCTGTTCATTCTGATTAACCTGCTCAGTTATCAATATGCAAACATGCCAGTAATGCAGGCAGTGTTCATGTGCCAAATATGTTTATGTGCCACATTTGAACCGCTTCTGCTGTTCACAGACCTACATGCACACCGTCTTTCCCATGCTTCATCATATCATTTCAACATGACACGAGTGTTTTGGTGAGCTGACCTCTAAACAAACATCTGGAAGAACAAATGCTCACCTGCCACCTTTTAGAACAGTGGAATCAGTTATTAAATCTCGATTTGTTTGTATGATTGCCACAATTTTTTCAGCAGGGTTGCACTGGGTGGTCATCTTGTTTAAATATGCTTTCATGAACATCATGTGCATTTACTCTGTTCATATCAtatgtacatttatttccatcaaaataaatcataagtcagtattttaaaaaatttattaaaaaatgattCATTGAAAATGATTAACCCTCTGGACCACAGTATTTGAAACCTGCCAGCGGGCCTTTGGAACCGGTGCAGACTGAGATGCCCTGGTTTCGGTTTCTTACACTAGAGAAGCTTCATCTTGGGACTGGATTAATCCTGGATCTCAGAATGTGAAAGGATTTTAAAATCTTAGAAATTAACTAATGAAAAGGTAGTTGTAACCgagaatattttcttttattaaactGTATATCATATCTATATGAAGGGTGAATATAATACCAAATATTCATTATTTGTacagaattatataaatataaatagttatatataaatatatatatatatatattataatataaatacataactgATCCTTTGTTGAAGCAAAACTCTTTTTTCTGCTCTTCCTCATTggttgagtttatttatttatttatttgggtggCATGCACCGTTTTGATGCTGAATGTGGGTTTTCCTGCTTTCCTGCTCCAGATCACTTTTTTGaatgttgtttattattaaattattatcagttttgcctattttttatgtattcatgAAATGTTTAAATTGTGTTATAAATTTGTGTTACAAATTCGAACCTTTTTGTTTATGCTCATCTAGACTATTTGTGTTTCTTTTCATGACTTAATTGCTATGATCATATATTGTAAATAATCCAGCCATTAAATTTTTTGAAGGAAATGAGCTATTTGGATTGTATTGATTGAGTTAACTCAACATGCACGACATTGACAACACGATTATAACTTTTCCCAACAGCTGTCTCGCATTTGTTTCATTAGTTCAGCAACAGCAACCTCTTTACCCTAATCTGAGGACATTTTTGTAATCTACctaaatttaaattcaaaacaaaacacattccTTTTAATGGATTTcaatttgcaatatttttttagggggggggggggggggttgtatgtGTAGTCTAATTcataatggaaaataaaatatgttattaaaatgaaatttactgCTATCCCCTTTAAATTCTACTTCCTACATCAATTCTACCTTCTAATCTACATCATCTaacataaagtatatttattgACGCTTCTGGATACTGCCAGCAGAGGGACACAGAGTCGCGTTTATAAATTAGCCTGGTCATGTGATGAAGTCACGTGACGTCTGTTGGTCTTCTTTATTTGTAACTGTTCACTTGTTCGCGACCGGTGAAGGAATGTGGGCTGTTATTGTCGAGTTCAcatcaaaatacagtaattaaTAGTTTAGGTCTTTAATACGCAGAAAGGAATCAGGGATGTGCTTCGTCCCGTTATTTCGTCTACAAGAGGTAAGAACAATTACAAACAATGACActacgtccccttggaattacaaggttctatctgcattccgagtagttttgagatattgagcttcaaagtttttgcattccattcgactgtgtagatagaaccttattgttttttaaataaaaatcccataatgtatacaacataaaaaaaatctatcacataatgtaaataagttatCAACGAAtaacaatatgggaataactcaattttgacagaaatgtcagatagaaccttataatatttatactataaaattatattttagtctaaaaagaaaaaaaactaagcagACACTTTTAACTGACTTGTAGgctaatgatatttatttatagtaaCCTTACTAGTAAACGAGAAGTAAAACGCATAAATCTGACTGAGCATATGAATGATGTGATAAagattacagttttattttttacttctttttaagGTCAGAATTGTAGTAAATTAAGGGCAGTGTATTTGCTCAGTGACTAACACAGATAAATAGGTCTTGGGGTGTgtctgtggaaaataatgtgtgtcTTTCTCGTTCTAGACTGGTATTTTGTTTTCTGTCAACTGACTGTGGCATATTACCAAAGTATGATGCAGTCTGACATTTGTTCGGAGATTTGAGCAATGTCCTCCCAGCCAGATAATTCAGCACTGTCCTCAGGTCACAACATGGAGTACTCCTCCCAGGACATTCAGCTGAAAATCATCGGCCTGGGCTTCTTCTTCTACGCCTTTATcttcctcctctctcacatccTATCTAGCCTGCTGTTTCACACCTACCGCTCACTGTCAGCCAAAGAAATGGTGACCATTAATACGGTTGATTTTTTAAAGATTCTGTTTTTTTAAGGAATTATTCACCCAAAGTtaaacatttgcaaaaaaaaaaaaaacactcgttCTCTGGCCATCCAAGACATAAataagtttatttcttcatcagaacagattaggagaaatgtaacatatcatttgctcaccaaaggatccattgaagtgaatgggtgccgtcagattgagagtccaaacagctgattaaaaacatcacaataatccataggACTCCAGTCTATCAATCAATGTCCTTTGAAGCAAAAAggctgtgtttgtaaaaaaaaaaaaaaaaaaaaaaaaaaaaacaactttaaggtgatgtccataatccataaaaatGCTTTATCCAATGAAAAAGTTTATCCCCCATTGTCATTACACATCAGAATCCACTGACTTAtttatttagaactgttttggactgtttttgcatGTAAATTGTgtgtgatctgtgcatatttcacgttaattgatggactggagttgatttgcctacttgtggattattgtgatgatggcacccattcacagaaGATGGTTTATTGGTGTAAAAGCTATGCAAATTTGATaaagagaaacaaactcatctacattttgactGGCCTGAGGATAGATATGTAAACTGTTAGCAAATTTCGATGTTTGCATTAACTGTTCTTTTAATATGACATTGTGACATTTTTGTGTCTTGATCATTTCCTATCATTAAGATGTTTATCTTTGCTTCAAGGTCTTCTGGGATTTGGCTGCGACAAGGGCTGTGTTTGGAATCCAGAGCATGGTGGCAGGGCTTCGGGCGCTTATGGAGGAATCTGCCGTCTACTCTGATAAGATTCTCGGGCAGGAGAACTGGTCATGGTTCAACGTGCTGACTGCTACAGGCTTCTTCCTGTTTGAAAATGTGGCCCTTCATGCATCCAACGTGGCATTCTGGTCTTTCGACCTGCCGTTGGCCATGCATCACTTCTTCGCCCTTGCAGGGTTTGTCGGTGCAGTTGTGTGGAACTGGCTGGGTCATTTCCTCCCTATGGTGACTTTGCTGCTGGAGATGAGCACACCTTTCACCTGCATCTCCTGGATGCTTCTTAAGGTGAGGAGCAAAGGTCTAAGGTAAATGTTTTGCTTGAAAACTCAGTTTGTTAGTAAGATTTAGTACAAttagttaataaataatatatgtacAGGAAATAGCTTTGTAATCACAGTGGAAAATAAACCATTTGTCTTGTGAGCTTCTGAAACAGCCCTGTTTTCTCATCTGCTGGCCAGTTTCACTTCTATTTTGCTTTCACAGTTCAACAGCTTATCAGGTTTCATAGCTGAAAATGAGTATCGTTTTGCAGTTTGTATtctgttttaagaaaaaaaaaatttcactgtTAAGTTTCCTTCATTTAAGatgctgtttttaaatattttagaatagtGCATTAATTTAAAATTCAACTTCTAAAAAAAGACATCCACTGCCCTgtgtcatatttttaaatgcaaacacCAAACGTGTTCTGTGGGAATAACcccttaggggccattcacacacAAGGCATTTCAGCATTCCATTCCACTGCACTGCTTTtccattttttaatgaaaacatagCAGGTGTTAGCAATAAATTATTTGTTCAGATCAACTCTTGTCATGCTGGAGCAACAACTTGAATTGTtccgtttgtttgttttagatttCAGAGATCAGAGCTCAAAAATTGGCCTGTATACAGTCAAAATTGAAATTCCAATTTGCCCTCTGTGTAgctacattgaaataaataaacccCTGTTTTGAACTTTATCTCTGACATTCCTTCTTTTCAAAGGCGGGATGGTCTAAGACTTTCTTCTGGAAAGCTAATCAGTGGATGATGATTCACATGTTCCACTGCCGCATGGTTGTGTCCTACTACATGTGGTGGGTGAGTTGGAATCATTGGGAGGAGATGAATACCCACATCCCATTGGTTCAGAGACTGCTGTTCTTCATAGGCCTCTTCCTGCTCACCTTCTTCCTCAACCCCATTTGGACACATAAGAAAACCCTGCAGCTTCTTAATCCTGTGGACTGGAACTTTGACAATAAACCTGCAGCAGAGAACGGACCAATCCAAGACCAGGCTCGACACAAGCCCCATGCCAGCTGATTAACACTAAGATCAAAGCCTTATGGGAAATACAGTCTGGAGAAGATACAGTCTGCTATATGAATCATAGAGAAAATATGCAATATTATACAGTTGTGTTTTTAGTGAATTTATTTGAAGGCTTAGGTTTAGCACTAACTAGTACTACTTCCTACAACATGAGCACACACATTGCACAGTTGGTAATGTGTCTGTATTTGAAtcaatagtttaccccaaaatgtaaattctgtcattatttactctatTATTAACCCTCAATGTTATGCCAAACCTGAAAGAATGACTGTTTTTGTCAAATaactgaaagtcagtggggtccaaaataaCATCTcatgactttcattatatggaccaaatcatttattttaaaatacttatttactatttattttaaaatacttatatatattattattattattattttttttttatgtttacctGAAGAATGATCGTCATGTATGTTTGGAATGAGGATGATTAAATGataacagagttttcattttaggtgaactatcccttcaatcaGTAGCTATATATTTTTGAGCACTTAAAACAATGTCTAGAAGTCTGGTGCATGTTTCAGTGAGACTTCTTTGGCCTACAAATATCATGAGATCCGTTTATGCAACTTGGTTTCAACTTCCTGTTTGAGTTGAGTTGGGCGTCCTGAAAGAAGCCTttcatgtgtttatgtgtgtttaggTGTTTCGGGAGTGGCTGTTTGAGTCATATTTTTCTTTGTACATTGGCAGTCTGTGCAGCACAGCATCTCTCAAGGTGTGAGATCCTTGTCTTTTTCTTAAGTTTTTTTCTGATAGACTCATATTTGTAACTTCCAGTAGTTATTTG harbors:
- the cln8 gene encoding protein CLN8, with the protein product MSSQPDNSALSSGHNMEYSSQDIQLKIIGLGFFFYAFIFLLSHILSSLLFHTYRSLSAKEMVFWDLAATRAVFGIQSMVAGLRALMEESAVYSDKILGQENWSWFNVLTATGFFLFENVALHASNVAFWSFDLPLAMHHFFALAGFVGAVVWNWLGHFLPMVTLLLEMSTPFTCISWMLLKAGWSKTFFWKANQWMMIHMFHCRMVVSYYMWWVSWNHWEEMNTHIPLVQRLLFFIGLFLLTFFLNPIWTHKKTLQLLNPVDWNFDNKPAAENGPIQDQARHKPHAS